One part of the Streptomyces ferrugineus genome encodes these proteins:
- a CDS encoding wax ester/triacylglycerol synthase domain-containing protein translates to MTRRPLGTDGCLPPVLRMGMADLAYRLATHGRPLPVVFVFAFGGRAPSLDAVRARVAERAHRIPALRYRIAPDRPGFRRVDRIAVEQHVHEVWLPEDADDAEAGRLMLTLPVNPDSRPRWDVWLVHGPTGGYSLCYRSDHTVQDGVGAAHTARALLADHPEGGPAAYRAARPTARGLVGALGDAVGGFRAPTPKPAIDGASSGRITLCRTLTPLARLRAIGRVHGGTVNDVYLTALSHAVHTWHMKATGTPHPPLPVAVPMSVRGPGEECAPGNRMVTARLLLPCDEPSPRVAFARVVAATSHLRASRRRDAVRLLLSATPRALGARLGTRMVNGDVVAGPASSVNFGAALVHQGAASRSAAVFSGLAAGIRFLTTLTSQHDAACLTVVHDETLASADELPDLWLAALLELERA, encoded by the coding sequence ATGACCCGACGCCCCCTCGGTACCGACGGCTGTCTGCCGCCGGTGCTTCGGATGGGTATGGCGGATCTCGCCTACCGCCTGGCCACGCACGGCAGACCGTTGCCGGTCGTCTTCGTGTTCGCCTTCGGCGGTCGGGCGCCGAGCCTGGACGCGGTACGCGCGCGTGTGGCCGAACGAGCCCACCGGATCCCGGCGTTGCGCTACCGCATCGCGCCGGACCGCCCCGGCTTCCGGCGCGTCGACCGGATCGCCGTGGAGCAGCATGTGCACGAGGTGTGGCTGCCCGAGGACGCCGACGACGCGGAGGCCGGACGGCTGATGCTGACCCTGCCCGTGAACCCCGACAGTCGGCCGCGGTGGGACGTGTGGCTGGTGCACGGACCCACCGGCGGCTACAGCCTCTGCTACCGCTCCGACCACACCGTCCAGGACGGCGTCGGCGCCGCCCACACCGCTCGGGCCCTCCTCGCCGACCACCCCGAGGGCGGTCCCGCCGCGTACCGCGCCGCCCGGCCGACCGCCCGAGGCCTCGTCGGCGCGCTCGGCGACGCCGTGGGCGGCTTCCGCGCGCCCACCCCCAAGCCGGCCATCGACGGCGCGAGCAGTGGCCGCATCACGCTGTGCCGGACGCTCACCCCCCTGGCCAGGCTGCGGGCCATCGGCCGTGTGCACGGCGGCACGGTCAACGACGTCTATCTCACCGCCCTGTCCCACGCCGTCCACACCTGGCACATGAAGGCGACCGGAACGCCGCATCCGCCGCTGCCGGTCGCCGTACCCATGTCGGTGCGCGGGCCGGGCGAGGAGTGCGCCCCCGGCAACCGCATGGTCACCGCCCGGCTCCTGCTGCCCTGCGACGAGCCGTCACCGCGCGTCGCCTTCGCCCGGGTCGTCGCGGCCACGAGCCACCTGCGCGCGAGCCGGCGCCGGGACGCCGTCCGCCTGCTGCTGTCGGCCACGCCACGGGCCCTCGGCGCCCGCCTGGGCACGCGGATGGTCAACGGCGACGTCGTCGCCGGACCGGCGAGCAGCGTGAACTTCGGTGCCGCCCTGGTCCATCAGGGCGCCGCCTCCCGAAGCGCCGCCGTGTTCTCCGGCCTGGCGGCCGGGATCCGCTTCCTGACGACGCTGACGAGCCAGCACGACGCCGCCTGCCTCACGGTCGTGCACGACGAGACGCTGGCCAGCGCCGACGAACTCCCCGACCTGTGGCTGGCGGCACTGCTGGAACTGGAGCGCGCGTAA